A section of the Clostridium omnivorum genome encodes:
- a CDS encoding GNAT family N-acetyltransferase — protein MCEYFDITYNEVSIIKDLWEKNRQYHEESSEYFGHLYRSIKFDDRIKAFAGFNGDTLKITVAKENDEYVGYCISTIVEDKGELQSIHVSAQKRGKGIGKELAKKHLNWMKEQNCKVIGVTVSQENENTIFFYKSLGFYPNTLYMQQL, from the coding sequence ATGTGTGAGTATTTTGATATTACATATAATGAAGTTAGTATTATTAAGGATCTTTGGGAAAAAAACAGACAATATCATGAAGAAAGTTCAGAGTATTTTGGACATCTATATCGTTCAATTAAATTTGATGATAGAATTAAGGCTTTTGCTGGATTTAATGGAGATACTTTAAAAATAACTGTTGCAAAAGAAAATGATGAATATGTTGGCTATTGTATTTCAACTATTGTAGAAGATAAAGGTGAACTCCAGTCAATTCATGTAAGTGCGCAAAAAAGAGGAAAAGGAATTGGCAAGGAACTTGCAAAAAAGCACCTTAACTGGATGAAAGAACAAAATTGCAAAGTTATTGGTGTTACAGTATCACAAGAGAATGAAAATACAATATTTTTTTATAAATCATTAGGTTTTTATCCTAATACTCTTTATATGCAGCAACTCTAA
- a CDS encoding TetR/AcrR family transcriptional regulator, with protein MNDKFYNLPIDKQNAIINAGYRVFSENSYKQSPMSEIAKEACISKSLLFYYFKNKKELYLFLYNYVFILVNKIAEEEINPSETDFYELMLQSSKYQRKLLKQHMYAYRFIMKTFYEDEEVARELIGKNISVTDNSINLLLGRIDRSKFKEGTDITQLVSIIGWCAEGFWKEKFCNPNVDMDEIDSGFKKIIDFFRKSTYKEEYLP; from the coding sequence TTGAACGATAAATTTTATAATCTACCTATAGATAAACAGAATGCAATTATAAATGCCGGGTATAGAGTGTTTTCTGAAAATAGCTATAAACAATCTCCTATGTCAGAAATAGCAAAGGAAGCATGTATATCAAAATCTCTACTATTTTATTACTTTAAGAATAAAAAAGAGCTGTATTTGTTTTTATATAACTATGTATTTATTCTAGTGAATAAAATAGCTGAAGAGGAAATTAATCCTTCCGAAACTGATTTTTATGAGCTTATGCTGCAGTCCTCAAAGTATCAACGCAAGTTATTGAAGCAGCATATGTATGCCTACCGTTTTATAATGAAGACCTTTTACGAAGATGAAGAAGTAGCAAGAGAATTGATTGGAAAGAATATTTCAGTCACAGATAATAGTATTAATCTTCTACTTGGACGGATTGATAGAAGTAAATTCAAGGAAGGAACAGACATAACACAGCTAGTTAGTATAATTGGTTGGTGTGCTGAAGGATTTTGGAAGGAGAAGTTCTGTAATCCTAACGTAGATATGGATGAAATTGATTCAGGATTTAAAAAAATCATAGACTTTTTCAGAAAGAGTACTTATAAGGAGGAATATTTACCGTGA
- a CDS encoding AraC family transcriptional regulator, with the protein MDINIEMIPAYEIAYIRRIGPYGSENVQIMEQLKSWAREKNLLDGNSIILGIAQDNPQFTEPKDCRYDTCLVVSDEFKADNQYINFGKIIGGKYCVFKISHTIHAMQKAWMEIFPELSKRNYEFDDKRPIIERYAIQMINNHYCEICVPIL; encoded by the coding sequence ATGGATATTAATATTGAAATGATACCAGCATATGAAATTGCTTATATACGAAGAATAGGGCCCTACGGTTCAGAAAATGTGCAAATAATGGAACAATTAAAAAGTTGGGCTAGAGAAAAAAACTTATTGGATGGAAATTCAATCATCTTAGGAATAGCCCAAGATAATCCTCAGTTCACAGAACCTAAAGATTGTCGTTATGATACATGTTTAGTTGTTTCGGATGAATTTAAGGCTGATAATCAGTATATTAATTTTGGAAAAATTATTGGTGGAAAGTATTGCGTATTTAAAATAAGCCATACTATACATGCTATGCAAAAAGCATGGATGGAGATATTTCCGGAGTTATCAAAAAGAAATTACGAATTTGATGATAAAAGACCTATCATTGAACGCTATGCAATACAGATGATAAATAATCATTACTGTGAAATTTGTGTACCAATATTATAA
- a CDS encoding sensor histidine kinase: protein MSDKVNQRLMQAQHNVEEIALKTAEESNNKSLKYALEKINNIASQKNVAISLKKIGTDEEYTIKTSKNNSETFSASREIRLDNGFYMLTVKRLMNVPNLGNSDIVKDILYFEFVILFIMLLILGLVLYLSYTKPLVKLSSEIKQYGTEKTFKTEWARRDELGQLQNTFYKLMNNLNEEKKIQDRIIASISHDIKTPLTSVLGYSENLLKKELPPERKKKYINTIYNQAKDIEGIVEEFDNYISNKLDSQLHQLKYSVKYICDMLKDEYSQYLAERNMTFELVNNCHLNCSISMDLSKVRRVFANVIGNSIRHANTEKLNITITVWEKASEIFYKISDNGYGVKEDELQHIFEPFYTTDKSRRVSGLGLSICKDIIEAHGGKITAENNSIGGFSIIFSMPELKL from the coding sequence TTGTCAGATAAAGTCAACCAAAGATTAATGCAGGCTCAGCATAATGTTGAGGAAATTGCTCTAAAAACTGCTGAAGAATCAAACAATAAAAGTTTGAAGTATGCTCTTGAGAAAATTAATAATATAGCCTCTCAGAAAAATGTGGCTATTAGTCTAAAAAAAATAGGCACAGATGAAGAATATACCATTAAAACAAGTAAAAATAATTCTGAGACTTTCTCTGCTTCTCGGGAGATTCGCCTCGATAATGGCTTTTATATGCTTACGGTAAAGAGGCTAATGAATGTCCCTAACTTAGGAAATTCTGATATAGTAAAAGATATTTTATATTTTGAATTTGTTATTCTATTTATTATGCTGCTTATACTAGGCTTGGTACTATATTTAAGCTATACAAAACCACTAGTAAAGCTGAGCAGTGAAATAAAGCAGTATGGAACTGAAAAAACTTTTAAAACAGAATGGGCAAGACGTGATGAGCTTGGCCAGCTTCAGAATACCTTTTATAAGCTTATGAATAATCTGAATGAAGAAAAGAAAATTCAGGATAGAATCATAGCTTCTATATCCCATGATATTAAAACTCCTTTGACTTCAGTACTGGGATATTCGGAAAACCTCTTAAAGAAAGAGCTGCCTCCGGAGCGAAAGAAAAAATATATAAATACTATTTACAATCAGGCTAAGGATATTGAAGGAATTGTAGAAGAATTTGATAATTATATTTCTAATAAGCTGGATTCGCAGCTTCACCAGCTGAAATATTCTGTGAAATATATTTGTGATATGCTGAAGGATGAGTATTCACAGTATTTAGCAGAAAGAAATATGACTTTTGAACTTGTGAATAATTGCCATTTGAACTGCAGCATTTCTATGGACTTGAGTAAAGTAAGAAGAGTCTTTGCAAATGTCATCGGCAATTCCATAAGACATGCTAATACTGAAAAACTCAATATCACTATAACAGTATGGGAGAAAGCAAGTGAAATCTTTTATAAAATCAGTGATAACGGTTATGGGGTTAAGGAAGATGAACTCCAACATATATTTGAACCTTTTTATACTACAGATAAAAGCAGAAGGGTTTCCGGATTAGGGCTGTCCATATGTAAGGATATCATAGAAGCCCATGGTGGAAAGATAACTGCTGAGAATAACAGTATCGGAGGCTTTTCAATCATTTTTAGTATGCCCGAATTAAAACTTTAG
- a CDS encoding GNAT family N-acetyltransferase encodes MEYLFQNGDIGIRKMEDNITDYKLIAKWLSTEELLDYYEGRSNSFDLEKVIKKFAPRAKEEEAVVPCIIEHNQKAIGYIQYFIIEPGGYDVGDSINMKSYRLPYGMDLFIGETDNWNKGIGTMIVRSLISYLFNNKNADIIFIDPQTWNKRAIRCYEKSGFIPMIVIKNREMHDGEYRDSFIMSVSYEEWKTNNEHIPYL; translated from the coding sequence ATGGAATATTTATTTCAAAATGGTGATATAGGAATTCGTAAAATGGAAGACAATATCACGGATTATAAGCTTATTGCAAAGTGGCTTTCCACTGAAGAATTACTTGATTATTATGAAGGTCGTAGTAATTCATTTGATTTAGAGAAGGTAATTAAAAAATTTGCACCTCGTGCTAAAGAGGAAGAAGCAGTTGTACCATGTATAATAGAACATAATCAAAAGGCTATTGGATACATTCAATATTTTATTATAGAACCCGGTGGATATGATGTTGGAGATTCCATTAATATGAAAAGCTATAGATTACCATATGGGATGGATTTATTTATTGGTGAAACTGATAATTGGAATAAAGGGATTGGAACTATGATAGTAAGGTCATTGATTTCATATTTATTTAATAACAAAAATGCGGACATTATTTTTATTGATCCACAAACATGGAACAAGCGTGCAATAAGGTGTTATGAAAAAAGTGGATTTATTCCGATGATAGTTATAAAGAATAGAGAAATGCATGACGGAGAATATAGGGACAGTTTTATAATGTCAGTTTCTTATGAAGAATGGAAAACAAATAATGAGCATATCCCATATTTATAG
- a CDS encoding class I SAM-dependent methyltransferase translates to MKQDSSTECWNQVDIDDLATKAQMNDFRLYYIMPYTLEKLGDVYGKQVLDLGCGEGGYARALSKQGAVVTAVDCSETFITYVKNKSREESLNINTLCRNANELTGIIENTFDVVLCSMMLMDVEDLDGTLKEIYRVIKPNGRVFISILHPCFKPKESKWILEDDKIEVLVSDYFNPTEWVGLIKGIDTSIVYRHRTLSEYIKAFVRNKFTVVDMNEPIPSEEQMDMSSRIKWLSKIPMYLFMELEK, encoded by the coding sequence ATGAAACAAGATAGTTCAACAGAATGCTGGAATCAAGTTGATATAGATGATTTAGCCACAAAAGCTCAAATGAATGATTTCCGACTATATTATATAATGCCATATACTTTAGAAAAATTAGGAGATGTATACGGTAAACAAGTTCTTGATTTGGGTTGTGGTGAAGGGGGATATGCAAGAGCTTTATCCAAACAAGGAGCAGTTGTTACCGCTGTAGATTGTTCTGAAACTTTTATAACTTATGTTAAAAATAAGTCTAGAGAAGAAAGCTTGAACATTAACACATTATGTAGAAATGCTAATGAATTAACAGGAATCATTGAGAACACTTTTGATGTTGTGCTTTGCTCCATGATGTTAATGGATGTTGAAGATCTTGATGGAACACTAAAAGAGATATATCGGGTTATAAAACCTAATGGAAGGGTTTTTATATCTATATTGCATCCATGTTTTAAGCCAAAAGAAAGTAAATGGATACTGGAAGATGATAAAATAGAGGTTTTGGTTAGCGATTATTTTAATCCAACAGAATGGGTTGGATTGATTAAAGGTATTGATACTTCCATAGTATATAGGCATAGAACTCTATCAGAGTATATCAAAGCTTTCGTAAGAAATAAGTTTACAGTAGTGGATATGAATGAGCCAATTCCATCAGAAGAACAGATGGATATGTCATCAAGAATTAAATGGTTATCGAAAATACCAATGTATTTGTTTATGGAATTAGAAAAGTAA
- a CDS encoding class I SAM-dependent methyltransferase, with translation MGNQIDNHDFVKEQYKNDDNLNARINLHSFNINKIDWNTWFFEKMNIPENSSILELGCGNGLLWKKNEQAIKETLNITLSDFSEGMLQSAKQNLKNEKIKYQVIDIQDIPYENESFDIIIARHMLYHVPDIDKALSEVKRVLKRGGKFYVSTNGKEHMQELERLVKDYDKNIEYDLQKFPNKFGIENGEKFLKKYFSKVLLEEFNGQIVVDKLEPVVSYIMSSTNFRRKMLDEHKLDNFYKYIETEINKVGAFRINTKAGMFIASSP, from the coding sequence ATGGGGAATCAAATTGATAATCATGATTTTGTTAAAGAGCAGTATAAAAACGATGACAACCTAAATGCAAGAATTAACTTGCATAGTTTTAATATCAATAAAATTGATTGGAACACTTGGTTTTTTGAAAAAATGAATATACCAGAGAATAGTAGCATTTTAGAATTAGGTTGTGGTAACGGATTATTGTGGAAGAAAAATGAACAAGCAATAAAAGAAACTTTGAATATAACCTTATCCGATTTTTCTGAAGGGATGCTTCAAAGTGCAAAACAAAACTTAAAAAATGAAAAGATAAAATATCAAGTTATCGATATACAAGACATCCCTTATGAAAATGAAAGTTTTGATATTATTATAGCAAGACATATGTTGTATCATGTTCCAGATATTGATAAAGCACTTTCTGAAGTTAAAAGAGTGCTAAAGCGGGGTGGAAAATTTTATGTTTCTACTAATGGTAAGGAACATATGCAGGAATTAGAAAGGTTGGTAAAAGACTATGATAAAAACATAGAGTATGACCTTCAAAAATTCCCTAATAAATTTGGTATTGAAAATGGAGAAAAATTCTTAAAAAAGTACTTTAGCAAGGTCCTCTTGGAAGAATTCAATGGTCAAATTGTAGTTGATAAACTAGAACCTGTGGTGTCGTATATAATGTCCTCTACAAATTTCCGAAGAAAGATGCTTGATGAACATAAATTAGATAACTTTTATAAATATATAGAAACAGAGATTAATAAAGTAGGAGCATTTAGAATAAACACAAAGGCAGGTATGTTTATTGCATCAAGCCCATAA
- a CDS encoding ABC transporter permease subunit, with the protein MFSFTLFKREMKANYKLLTIFIYILTIYILSIVWMFNPDSTNAFDEVIKSMPGLMKAFGFSMSGNSLLGFIATDLYGMLVLMFPMIFSIILGNKLVAGYVDRGSMAYLLATPNKRVKLALTQALSMWVNMAILIAYTTVAIIIFSAIMHPGKLEIGKFILMNVVVYFLHIAISGICFFASCISNDTKRSFTIGAGIPIIFFLIQMLANLGGKLENLKYFTIFTLFNTSDIIAGKSVALPILLLAAIAIALYSTAIFIFSKRDLPV; encoded by the coding sequence ATGTTTAGTTTCACATTATTTAAAAGAGAAATGAAGGCAAATTATAAGCTGCTGACAATTTTTATATATATACTAACCATATATATTTTAAGTATAGTATGGATGTTCAATCCTGACAGTACTAATGCCTTTGATGAAGTAATCAAATCTATGCCAGGATTAATGAAGGCTTTTGGCTTTTCTATGAGTGGAAATTCTCTTCTTGGTTTTATAGCTACGGATTTATATGGTATGTTAGTTCTAATGTTTCCAATGATCTTTTCCATAATCCTTGGAAACAAGCTTGTGGCAGGTTACGTGGACCGCGGTTCTATGGCTTACCTTTTAGCTACACCAAATAAAAGAGTAAAGCTTGCTTTGACACAGGCCTTAAGTATGTGGGTAAATATGGCCATACTGATAGCTTATACTACTGTGGCAATAATAATTTTCTCAGCAATAATGCACCCTGGAAAACTTGAAATAGGGAAGTTTATTCTTATGAATGTGGTTGTATATTTTCTTCACATTGCTATAAGTGGGATATGCTTTTTTGCTTCCTGTATTAGTAATGATACTAAGCGTTCCTTCACCATTGGTGCAGGGATTCCTATTATTTTCTTCCTAATACAGATGCTTGCAAACCTAGGGGGCAAGCTGGAAAATCTAAAGTACTTCACAATATTTACTCTTTTTAATACAAGCGATATTATTGCAGGCAAGAGTGTAGCTTTACCTATATTGCTCTTAGCAGCAATAGCAATTGCATTATACAGTACTGCAATATTTATCTTTTCAAAAAGAGACTTGCCGGTATAA
- a CDS encoding GNAT family N-acetyltransferase, translated as MKVETNDLIIRNFELSDENDLCEYMLQRVNAEFEAYPDFTCQKVKKEIEYRAQSDEFYAIELKKEHKVIGNIYLGKRNFNTRELGYVLNEKYQHKGYGSDASKAAIEYMFNQGVHRIYAECAPQNTPSWKLMEKIGMIREAHFKKNVSLHQDENGYPIYWDTYVYAILNPYQDAHSNQ; from the coding sequence ATGAAAGTGGAGACAAACGATTTGATTATCCGCAATTTTGAGTTAAGCGACGAAAATGATTTATGTGAATATATGCTGCAGCGTGTTAATGCTGAATTTGAGGCATATCCAGATTTCACTTGTCAAAAGGTGAAAAAAGAGATTGAGTATAGAGCACAAAGCGATGAATTCTATGCAATCGAGTTAAAAAAGGAGCATAAGGTTATTGGAAATATTTATCTAGGAAAGAGGAACTTTAATACAAGAGAACTTGGGTATGTATTGAACGAGAAATATCAGCATAAGGGCTATGGAAGTGATGCCAGCAAAGCGGCGATAGAATATATGTTTAATCAAGGTGTCCATCGAATTTATGCAGAATGCGCTCCTCAAAACACACCTTCATGGAAGCTAATGGAGAAGATTGGGATGATACGAGAAGCACATTTTAAAAAAAATGTTTCTCTTCATCAAGATGAAAATGGATACCCTATATATTGGGATACCTATGTATATGCAATATTAAACCCATATCAGGATGCTCATTCTAACCAGTAG
- a CDS encoding ABC transporter ATP-binding protein, producing the protein MNVIEIKQLTKDYGNKKGVFDLNLSVKKGEVFGFLGPNGAGKTTTIRHLMGFIHPAKGKCFVNGMDCSSQSDMIQKSLGYLPGEIAFMDDMSGIQFIKFIAEMKGIKDFGRAQELIDMFELDPNGRIKKMSKGMKQKIGIVCAFMQNPDILILDEPTSGLDPLMQNKFIELILSEKSKGKTIFMSSHIFDEIERTCDRTAIIKEGHLVAIEDMKTLTQSKSKSYVISFLTKEMAMDFMKEGFKVRDSKGNQVTVFVKGNINPLIHALDKYEVTSLDIKTQSLEELFMHYYGGDKNV; encoded by the coding sequence GTGAATGTTATTGAGATAAAGCAACTAACTAAAGATTACGGAAATAAAAAAGGGGTATTTGACCTAAACCTTTCAGTAAAAAAAGGTGAGGTGTTTGGATTTTTAGGGCCAAATGGTGCCGGAAAGACTACTACCATAAGACATCTTATGGGCTTTATTCATCCTGCAAAGGGAAAGTGCTTTGTAAATGGCATGGACTGTAGCTCTCAAAGCGATATGATTCAAAAGAGCCTAGGATATCTGCCAGGTGAAATTGCTTTTATGGATGATATGAGTGGAATTCAGTTTATTAAATTCATTGCAGAAATGAAAGGTATAAAGGATTTTGGCCGAGCTCAGGAACTAATAGATATGTTTGAATTAGATCCAAATGGAAGAATCAAAAAAATGTCCAAGGGTATGAAGCAGAAAATTGGAATTGTATGTGCTTTTATGCAAAATCCAGATATATTAATTCTTGATGAGCCTACAAGTGGACTAGATCCCTTGATGCAAAATAAATTCATTGAGCTTATATTATCAGAAAAGTCAAAGGGTAAGACCATCTTTATGTCATCACATATTTTTGATGAGATTGAACGAACCTGTGACCGTACAGCAATTATAAAGGAAGGTCATTTGGTGGCAATTGAAGATATGAAGACACTAACACAATCAAAGAGTAAATCTTATGTTATTTCATTTTTGACAAAGGAAATGGCTATGGATTTTATGAAAGAGGGCTTTAAAGTAAGAGACAGCAAAGGAAATCAGGTGACAGTATTTGTTAAGGGGAACATTAATCCTCTAATACACGCTTTAGATAAATATGAAGTAACCAGTCTTGATATTAAGACTCAGAGCCTGGAGGAATTATTTATGCATTATTATGGAGGTGATAAGAATGTTTAG
- a CDS encoding YdcF family protein, translated as MMVLYILCLILIFFTIEYSVLCSSYKKAAHNNGQKRDVIIALGYPAKKDGSMSPILRERIKKAAKLYHEGIAGVIICTGAAVANNYVEADVMAQALIELGVPDCSIIREKFATGTYENLVNSKKIMQDRGLKTAVIVSSPWHLRKASSYAYKIEIDHLVENSKFPHEYLIIGVGLIYFYLYTQMFVNLLRNQKGKQKS; from the coding sequence ATGATGGTATTATATATTTTATGTTTAATACTAATATTCTTTACCATTGAGTATTCTGTACTTTGTAGCAGTTATAAAAAGGCAGCCCATAATAATGGACAAAAAAGAGATGTGATTATTGCACTTGGTTATCCAGCGAAAAAAGATGGAAGTATGTCACCAATTTTGCGGGAACGAATAAAAAAAGCAGCAAAACTATATCACGAAGGAATTGCTGGGGTAATTATTTGCACTGGTGCGGCTGTTGCTAACAACTATGTTGAGGCGGATGTTATGGCACAAGCATTGATAGAATTAGGAGTTCCAGATTGCAGTATAATTCGTGAAAAATTTGCAACGGGTACATACGAAAATTTAGTAAATTCAAAGAAAATTATGCAGGATAGAGGACTAAAAACGGCAGTTATTGTTTCCTCACCATGGCATTTAAGAAAAGCCAGTTCGTATGCGTATAAGATTGAAATTGACCATTTGGTGGAAAACTCTAAATTTCCACATGAATACCTAATAATAGGGGTAGGATTAATATACTTTTATTTATATACGCAGATGTTCGTTAACCTTTTGCGTAATCAAAAAGGTAAACAAAAAAGCTAA
- a CDS encoding response regulator transcription factor, with protein sequence MSKVLIADDEISIATLISDSLEDEGIETIIVGNGREVLLQIEKESFDLIILDIMMPEMDGIEVCRRIRDIVTCPIIFVTAKNRTLDTLVGLEIGADDYIVKPFVVEELVAKVKAHIRRDKRKMKDKALITVGELKIFPENYEVYKKDKRIDLTTREFQLLMYFCSNIGKVLTREQIFDAVWGSDYSDIGTVTVTLKNLRDKIDKENEYLKTVWGVGYKFIKPYGDNL encoded by the coding sequence ATGAGTAAAGTTCTGATAGCGGATGACGAGATAAGTATTGCAACATTAATTTCCGACTCCCTTGAGGATGAAGGAATAGAAACGATTATTGTAGGAAACGGCCGTGAAGTGCTTTTACAAATTGAAAAAGAAAGCTTTGACCTTATAATACTGGATATCATGATGCCTGAGATGGATGGAATTGAGGTCTGCAGAAGAATCCGTGATATTGTTACCTGTCCCATAATATTCGTAACTGCTAAAAATCGCACACTAGATACCCTTGTGGGTCTTGAAATCGGGGCTGATGATTACATCGTTAAACCTTTTGTGGTGGAAGAACTGGTAGCCAAGGTGAAGGCTCATATAAGACGTGATAAAAGAAAAATGAAGGATAAGGCTTTGATAACTGTAGGTGAATTAAAAATCTTTCCTGAAAACTATGAAGTGTATAAAAAAGATAAAAGGATTGATCTCACTACAAGAGAGTTTCAGCTGCTCATGTATTTTTGCAGCAATATAGGTAAAGTCCTCACCCGTGAGCAGATTTTTGATGCAGTTTGGGGCAGTGATTATTCAGATATCGGTACGGTTACAGTAACTCTGAAAAACCTCAGGGATAAGATTGATAAGGAAAATGAGTATCTGAAAACTGTATGGGGTGTGGGTTATAAATTTATAAAGCCTTATGGTGATAATCTATGA
- a CDS encoding ABC transporter permease has translation MCTRYGERIIEIMKLSTINLFLKDSSKNLRSNATTSIASTAAIMSALFILGMFLLFILNLRMGIMGIYTEFEIRVDLKADIEVTDYQNIYNKIKAVNYITDITLENNAPMSAAYIIKVNEPDDIPKVISLLNGLQGINKISSGKNIPKKIFAITRAIQWIGAILFLILIAASFFIIKNTIKLALYPRLNEISIMQYLGATNGFIRWSFIFEGIILGFLGAVSAVIALYYLYSFIFSKVASFLETNLISFVSPSFIFTTMSWSFILIGIILSSLGSILVVNKFLTV, from the coding sequence ATGTGTACAAGATATGGCGAAAGGATAATTGAAATTATGAAGCTTAGTACCATAAATTTATTTTTAAAAGATTCTTCAAAAAATCTTAGAAGCAATGCTACTACTAGCATTGCCTCCACTGCTGCAATTATGTCAGCGTTGTTTATTTTAGGAATGTTTCTTCTATTCATTTTAAATCTTAGGATGGGGATTATGGGTATTTACACTGAGTTTGAAATAAGAGTAGATTTAAAAGCTGATATAGAAGTTACAGACTATCAAAATATATACAATAAAATAAAAGCAGTAAATTACATAACAGATATTACTTTAGAAAATAATGCACCCATGTCTGCAGCATATATAATTAAAGTGAATGAACCAGATGATATACCTAAAGTTATTTCACTACTTAACGGATTACAAGGTATAAATAAAATTAGCAGCGGTAAAAATATTCCAAAAAAAATTTTTGCAATAACTAGAGCTATTCAATGGATAGGGGCAATACTTTTTCTTATACTTATTGCAGCATCATTTTTTATTATCAAAAATACAATAAAACTTGCATTATATCCAAGACTTAATGAAATTAGTATAATGCAATATCTTGGTGCAACAAATGGGTTTATTAGATGGTCCTTTATTTTTGAAGGAATTATACTTGGTTTTTTAGGAGCGGTGTCCGCAGTAATAGCCCTTTATTACTTATATAGTTTTATATTCAGTAAAGTAGCTTCTTTTCTAGAAACTAATCTCATTAGTTTTGTAAGTCCATCTTTTATATTCACAACTATGTCTTGGAGCTTTATACTTATTGGAATAATCTTGAGTTCTTTAGGAAGCATTTTAGTTGTAAATAAGTTCTTAACAGTCTAA
- a CDS encoding flavin reductase family protein: protein MKKIDIKPQRMFCPQPMYVIGTYNEDGQPNFSVITRIGFAWDGSPHIMLSMDGTKKTKENIQRTGVFAANLVSTDMLLLADYFGRTHGSNGIKNEVDFQFTNGNVLNVPVLDSSKWVFECEVSKTIELVDSHIFISKINNILVAEQFKDMDMHMIDLSQLDPVLYAPFNYYSLGEKLGNCGDWEKHISKLD, encoded by the coding sequence ATGAAAAAAATTGATATAAAGCCTCAAAGAATGTTTTGTCCTCAACCTATGTATGTAATTGGAACATATAATGAAGATGGACAACCTAATTTCAGTGTAATTACAAGGATAGGCTTTGCATGGGATGGAAGTCCCCATATTATGCTTAGTATGGATGGAACGAAAAAAACAAAAGAAAATATTCAAAGAACAGGGGTGTTTGCTGCAAATCTTGTTAGTACAGATATGTTATTGTTAGCAGATTATTTTGGAAGAACACATGGGTCTAATGGAATAAAAAACGAAGTTGATTTTCAGTTTACTAATGGAAATGTTCTAAATGTACCAGTGCTTGATAGCAGCAAGTGGGTATTTGAATGTGAAGTGAGTAAGACTATTGAATTAGTGGATAGTCATATATTTATTAGCAAGATTAATAATATCCTAGTTGCAGAGCAATTTAAGGATATGGATATGCACATGATTGATTTATCACAACTAGACCCTGTACTCTATGCACCATTTAATTATTATAGTTTAGGTGAAAAACTTGGGAATTGTGGTGACTGGGAAAAACATATTTCTAAGTTAGATTGA